From Neorhodopirellula lusitana, a single genomic window includes:
- a CDS encoding ATP-binding protein, whose product MPSEPMVIATDTIDTESQTSKRRKLSDASIRTKLLFLATASVAVALLMAFSGMAINDIQFIRSSKVEQLDSQAKMLAFNCAGVLTFQDETGAKELLRSMAMYPAVEYACVYDEKGKVFAEYQAEGVAAKQYRQVDVNQYVLDDSGVAVRQSIMDAGERIGSVYLFANMSDLHAHVKRYLSLCAVLMIGSLASAGMFAYLMQRSISTPIKELADATNTVKQKRDFTIRVQPASLDELGQLGGAFNAMLDEIQASKAALQAANDELENRVELRTAELTDEINQRQSIQEALETARDEAEAANRAKSEFLANMSHEIRTPLNGILGFTELLTSNSDGNDEATRQEYLQTISSSGSHLLELINDILDLSKIEAGQLDVELSPCSPHDVINQVVSVLRAKAQKKGLKLQCAWSSRVPESIVTDGGRLRQLLMNLVGNAIKFTKEGCVTIDAELDHFSEMLTVRVVDTGIGIPLEKQADIFSPFVQADNSVTRRYGGTGLGLAISERLSSALGGDLRVESVAGQGSVFTLKVKTGSLKSVALLDAPPADALIGTVEEYSADEIDLPAARILLVEDGEINRKLVRIMLEEAGATVVTAENGWAAVNATSKASYDLILMDMQMPVMDGYTAAKKMREEGLTTPIVALTAHAMKGDEEKCLDAGCTAYLTKPIQQVVLLREVLKHLTMGAETQESADAGQSLSASNPVESLVDRAAEESDAEVLTTDVGLKSTLPLENPVYREIVEEFVDFLQQHVADMQSAYADQQYDTLAQLAHALKGAGGTAGFDVLTEPAAKLQQSTKELTPEEVEVNLAELSDLTRRIRQTPQRA is encoded by the coding sequence ATGCCATCGGAACCGATGGTTATCGCAACCGATACCATCGATACGGAATCACAAACATCGAAGCGGCGAAAGCTGAGCGACGCGTCAATTCGAACCAAGTTGCTGTTTTTGGCAACCGCGTCGGTGGCTGTCGCGTTGTTGATGGCTTTCAGTGGAATGGCGATCAATGACATCCAGTTCATTCGAAGTTCCAAGGTTGAGCAACTTGATTCGCAGGCCAAGATGCTCGCGTTCAACTGCGCTGGCGTATTGACGTTTCAAGATGAAACAGGGGCGAAGGAACTGTTGCGCTCGATGGCAATGTATCCGGCGGTCGAATACGCATGTGTGTATGACGAGAAGGGGAAAGTCTTTGCGGAATACCAAGCCGAGGGAGTCGCTGCAAAGCAATATCGTCAGGTCGATGTGAATCAATACGTCCTGGACGATTCCGGCGTCGCGGTACGCCAGTCGATCATGGATGCAGGCGAACGAATTGGTTCGGTATACCTGTTTGCAAATATGTCGGATTTGCATGCCCACGTGAAACGCTATTTGTCGTTGTGTGCCGTTTTGATGATTGGCTCGCTGGCGTCGGCAGGGATGTTTGCATACTTGATGCAGCGATCGATCTCGACACCGATCAAGGAGTTGGCGGATGCGACCAACACGGTCAAGCAGAAACGCGACTTCACGATTCGTGTGCAGCCCGCGTCGCTGGACGAGCTAGGCCAACTTGGCGGTGCGTTTAACGCGATGTTGGACGAAATCCAAGCTTCCAAGGCGGCACTGCAGGCGGCCAATGATGAACTTGAAAATCGCGTCGAATTGCGGACCGCTGAGCTGACCGACGAGATCAATCAACGTCAATCGATCCAGGAAGCCCTGGAAACCGCTCGCGACGAAGCGGAAGCGGCCAACCGTGCGAAGAGCGAATTCTTAGCCAACATGAGCCATGAAATCCGCACACCGCTAAACGGAATCCTGGGATTCACCGAGCTGCTGACCAGCAACTCCGACGGCAACGACGAGGCCACTCGCCAGGAATACTTGCAAACGATTTCCTCCAGCGGAAGTCATTTGCTTGAATTGATCAACGACATCCTCGACCTATCCAAGATCGAGGCTGGCCAATTGGACGTCGAGCTATCGCCGTGTTCGCCCCACGACGTGATCAACCAAGTCGTCAGTGTGCTTCGTGCGAAAGCGCAAAAGAAGGGGCTGAAGCTACAGTGTGCTTGGTCCAGCCGAGTGCCTGAGTCGATCGTGACGGACGGCGGGCGGCTTCGCCAGTTGTTAATGAACCTGGTTGGCAACGCCATCAAATTCACGAAGGAAGGCTGCGTTACCATTGATGCCGAGCTGGATCACTTCAGTGAGATGCTGACGGTTCGGGTGGTTGATACTGGGATCGGGATTCCACTTGAAAAGCAAGCTGATATTTTCAGTCCGTTTGTGCAGGCCGATAATTCAGTCACTCGTCGTTATGGCGGAACCGGGTTGGGACTGGCGATCTCCGAACGATTGTCTTCCGCGTTGGGAGGTGACTTGCGAGTCGAGAGCGTTGCTGGCCAAGGCAGTGTGTTCACGTTGAAGGTCAAGACAGGCTCTCTGAAGTCGGTTGCCCTATTGGACGCGCCTCCGGCTGATGCGTTGATAGGAACGGTTGAGGAATATTCCGCTGACGAGATCGATCTTCCGGCAGCGAGGATTCTCTTGGTTGAAGATGGTGAGATCAATCGCAAGCTGGTTCGGATCATGCTAGAAGAAGCCGGCGCGACGGTGGTGACAGCGGAGAACGGATGGGCGGCGGTCAATGCGACTTCCAAGGCTAGCTACGATCTGATTTTGATGGACATGCAAATGCCGGTGATGGATGGCTATACCGCTGCCAAGAAGATGCGAGAGGAAGGACTGACGACTCCCATTGTGGCCCTGACCGCGCATGCGATGAAGGGTGATGAAGAGAAGTGTCTCGACGCGGGATGCACGGCCTATTTGACGAAGCCGATTCAACAAGTTGTGTTGTTAAGAGAAGTGCTGAAACACCTGACCATGGGCGCTGAAACGCAGGAGTCCGCGGATGCCGGACAAAGTTTGTCTGCTAGTAACCCAGTCGAAAGTTTGGTGGATCGAGCTGCGGAAGAATCCGATGCGGAAGTGCTTACAACAGATGTTGGTTTAAAGTCGACACTGCCGCTTGAGAATCCTGTCTATCGCGAAATCGTGGAAGAGTTTGTTGACTTTTTGCAACAACACGTTGCCGACATGCAATCGGCCTACGCCGACCAGCAGTACGACACACTTGCGCAGCTCGCACACGCTTTGAAAGGTGCTGGCGGCACGGCTGGTTTCGACGTGCTGACTGAACCCGCAGCAAAGCTGCAGCAGTCGACCAAGGAGCTGACTCCCGAGGAAGTCGAGGTGAATTTGGCAGAGTTGTCCGATCTGACTCGTCGAATTCGTCAAACGCCGCAACGAGCATAA
- a CDS encoding YfiR family protein, whose translation MRRRFTMGRCLVGALAVLLASAIPVHSQDYVSANTTAARSQGSSAVQTAKESNIKAVYLYSFGRFTTWPSKLTQPSDRFTIGVVGSTDVRASLNKIASKRKIQDIPIEVKFYESASDIAVDDCQILYITGMVLPQDTAALITKLSGSPTLIVTETFDRPQGTVVNFTHEGNGIQFEIDLDEAKRKQLALDARLLRQGKRMIRNHSPQGL comes from the coding sequence ATGAGACGCCGCTTCACCATGGGGCGATGCTTGGTGGGTGCGTTGGCGGTTCTTTTAGCCAGCGCGATACCCGTGCATTCCCAAGACTATGTCTCGGCGAACACGACAGCCGCGCGTTCGCAAGGATCCTCGGCGGTGCAAACGGCCAAGGAAAGTAATATCAAGGCTGTCTACCTTTATAGCTTTGGTCGGTTCACGACTTGGCCCTCGAAGCTGACTCAACCCAGCGATCGTTTTACGATTGGAGTGGTCGGCTCGACCGACGTGCGGGCAAGCTTGAACAAGATTGCGTCGAAACGCAAGATTCAAGACATCCCGATCGAAGTCAAATTCTACGAATCCGCGAGCGACATCGCCGTGGACGATTGCCAGATTTTGTACATCACCGGCATGGTGCTGCCACAAGATACAGCGGCATTGATCACCAAGCTTTCTGGCTCTCCCACCCTGATCGTGACGGAGACGTTTGATCGTCCGCAGGGAACGGTTGTCAATTTCACCCACGAAGGCAACGGCATTCAATTCGAGATTGATCTCGATGAAGCCAAGCGTAAACAACTCGCATTGGACGCTCGGTTGTTGCGTCAGGGTAAACGCATGATTCGCAATCATTCCCCACAGGGACTTTAG
- a CDS encoding TonB-dependent receptor plug domain-containing protein, with translation MKTPYRYSSICIAIAVSFGLSANARTVSAQELSPARLVDLSGLDADADADADADADADAAGSGWDGDANGTESDNGIADEDGSARAVGSNDEMDGEDHREGNDIEDDSEDDELDSLLNMADSDVGKLSSVNVSRQATIAPALNTEVTTVNRQKSTIGRSPAAVFVISNDMIQRSGARTVPDLLRMAPGVQVSRIDASKWAVSIRGSNGRFANKLLIQIDGRSVYTPLFGGTFWDVQDVLFEDVERIEIVRGPGATVWGANAMNGVINVITKDAKSTHGTFVEVGAGTEERGFTSARHGWQTDGGVDMRVFGKWFERDEASLPGGQAHDDWRMQRGGFRADYQPDKTSHLTVQGDIYGGDSGSENIVPSLTVPPSRSVIEDSNAEGWNGLLRYSQTLSDDNQWSVQAYFDRTDRQFEQLGFGEKRDTIDLDFQHQFRIGETHSVVWGAGYRNSKDEINNSPDFLEFDPDRRAVDLFSYFAQDEITLLEDRLYLTLGSKFTHSDYTPFEIQPTVRMLWTPTERQSIWAAYSRAVRSPTRVGDDVTVTLKPTPATGGAFPLFVGDRGFAAENLDAWEIGMRAQPSQEFSWDATAFYFDYDDLQSLSQGAPYLDGANVFIPLTIGNSGEGRSYGYELASNLTLTEDWRLYGAYTLLFEELAAGGTNINGSPRNQLYLQSSFNLTESTNLDVAWRYMDSLAALGVSNYNTMDVRYAWRPNQHWELALVGRNLLQPEHKEFGDDGFTGNVATFVQREFYGMASLRF, from the coding sequence TTGAAAACTCCGTATCGATACTCGTCGATTTGTATCGCCATTGCGGTGTCGTTCGGACTCTCGGCAAACGCACGCACCGTATCTGCCCAGGAGTTGTCGCCGGCCCGATTGGTTGATCTAAGCGGCCTCGATGCCGATGCCGATGCCGATGCCGATGCCGATGCCGATGCCGATGCCGCTGGTAGTGGTTGGGATGGCGATGCGAATGGAACCGAAAGCGACAACGGGATCGCTGATGAAGATGGCTCGGCCCGGGCAGTGGGTAGCAACGACGAGATGGATGGCGAGGATCATCGCGAAGGCAATGACATTGAAGATGACAGCGAGGATGACGAACTCGATTCGCTATTAAATATGGCCGACAGTGATGTCGGAAAGTTATCGAGCGTCAATGTCAGCCGCCAGGCAACGATCGCACCGGCGTTGAACACGGAAGTCACCACCGTTAACCGCCAAAAGAGCACGATCGGACGATCACCTGCCGCGGTTTTTGTGATTTCCAACGACATGATTCAGCGTTCAGGGGCGCGTACGGTCCCTGATCTACTTCGGATGGCTCCTGGCGTTCAGGTATCCCGGATTGATGCGAGCAAGTGGGCGGTCAGCATTCGCGGGTCCAATGGTCGTTTCGCGAATAAGCTGTTGATCCAGATTGATGGCCGGTCGGTGTACACGCCGTTGTTTGGAGGGACGTTTTGGGACGTTCAAGATGTGTTGTTCGAAGATGTGGAACGCATCGAAATTGTTCGTGGCCCAGGTGCCACCGTTTGGGGAGCGAATGCGATGAACGGGGTGATTAACGTGATCACCAAAGATGCGAAGTCGACGCACGGTACGTTCGTGGAAGTAGGTGCGGGCACCGAAGAACGCGGTTTCACCAGCGCGCGGCACGGGTGGCAAACCGATGGCGGCGTCGACATGCGAGTGTTCGGGAAGTGGTTCGAACGTGATGAGGCCTCGCTTCCCGGGGGCCAAGCTCACGACGATTGGCGAATGCAACGAGGTGGATTTCGCGCCGACTATCAGCCGGACAAGACGTCGCATTTGACGGTCCAGGGCGACATTTACGGCGGTGACTCCGGAAGTGAAAACATCGTCCCGTCGCTGACCGTGCCTCCGTCGCGTTCGGTGATTGAAGATTCCAATGCGGAAGGCTGGAATGGGTTGCTGCGTTACTCGCAAACCCTCAGTGATGACAACCAGTGGTCGGTCCAGGCCTATTTCGATCGGACCGACCGCCAATTCGAGCAGCTTGGTTTTGGAGAAAAACGCGATACCATCGACCTGGATTTCCAACACCAATTTCGGATCGGGGAAACGCACTCAGTCGTTTGGGGAGCTGGTTATCGGAACTCAAAAGACGAGATCAACAATTCACCGGACTTCCTGGAATTCGATCCCGATCGCCGGGCAGTCGATCTGTTCAGCTACTTTGCTCAAGATGAAATCACGCTGCTGGAAGATCGACTCTACCTGACGCTGGGTTCGAAGTTCACGCACAGTGACTACACGCCTTTCGAAATTCAACCGACAGTTCGCATGCTGTGGACACCGACTGAACGTCAATCCATCTGGGCAGCGTATTCGCGAGCAGTCCGGTCACCGACTCGCGTAGGCGATGATGTCACCGTGACTTTGAAACCCACGCCAGCGACGGGCGGCGCGTTTCCCTTGTTTGTGGGTGATCGCGGTTTCGCAGCCGAGAACTTGGATGCGTGGGAAATTGGGATGCGGGCGCAGCCGAGTCAGGAGTTTTCGTGGGATGCGACAGCGTTCTATTTTGATTATGACGATTTGCAGTCCTTGTCCCAGGGAGCACCCTATCTGGATGGAGCAAACGTTTTCATCCCGTTGACGATCGGCAACTCCGGCGAAGGTCGCAGTTACGGCTACGAGTTGGCGTCCAACTTGACGCTCACCGAAGACTGGCGTTTGTACGGTGCCTATACGTTGTTGTTTGAAGAGTTGGCGGCGGGTGGGACCAACATCAATGGTAGCCCTCGTAATCAGTTATACCTGCAATCATCGTTTAACCTGACCGAAAGCACCAACCTGGATGTGGCGTGGCGATACATGGACAGTCTCGCTGCCCTGGGGGTATCGAACTACAACACCATGGATGTGCGGTATGCATGGCGACCGAATCAACACTGGGAACTGGCCTTGGTGGGACGCAACTTGTTGCAACCGGAACACAAGGAGTTCGGTGATGACGGATTTACCGGAAATGTCGCGACGTTCGTCCAGCGAGAGTTCTATGGCATGGCAAGTTTGCGGTTCTAA
- a CDS encoding DUF6655 family protein yields the protein MKRTRCLLPFCLIGISVLTLCQVGCGTTREYQATEQLLLSDAVDRSVSTIDFRPLSGEKVYLDTAYLRSVKSDSFVNADYVTSALRQQIMAAGCLMQELSKDADIIIEPRIGTLGADDHRVTFGVPENNAIGSAATLLSSAPAIPNVPEIAFARRDAREGAAKIAAFAYDRETRLAVWQSGVSQSRSTARDTWVMGVGPFQAGSIRDATRLAGTKYLKFGQHHTGSPPKTFDRPQVDYTAETRFDSGWPILNPNEPSINDSLLPESGLLPGDRVPTMIATQPEATAGKEESGTIVR from the coding sequence GTGAAACGCACACGTTGTTTGCTACCGTTCTGCCTGATTGGGATCAGCGTGTTGACGCTGTGCCAGGTTGGATGCGGCACAACCCGAGAATATCAGGCTACTGAGCAATTGCTGCTATCGGACGCTGTCGATCGCAGTGTTTCCACGATTGACTTCCGGCCCCTCAGCGGTGAAAAGGTCTACTTGGACACCGCCTATTTGCGATCGGTTAAAAGTGATAGTTTTGTCAACGCGGACTACGTGACCAGCGCCCTACGCCAACAGATCATGGCCGCCGGCTGCCTAATGCAAGAACTCAGCAAAGACGCTGATATCATTATCGAGCCACGCATCGGCACCTTGGGTGCAGATGACCATCGCGTTACCTTTGGCGTTCCGGAAAACAACGCGATCGGATCAGCTGCGACGCTTTTGTCGAGTGCTCCCGCGATTCCGAATGTGCCCGAAATTGCATTCGCCCGACGTGACGCGAGGGAAGGCGCCGCCAAGATTGCCGCATTCGCTTACGACCGAGAAACCCGCCTGGCGGTTTGGCAATCCGGTGTCAGTCAATCTCGGTCCACCGCCCGAGATACCTGGGTGATGGGAGTCGGGCCTTTTCAAGCAGGCTCGATTCGTGACGCAACGCGTCTCGCTGGAACCAAGTACCTGAAATTTGGTCAGCACCACACGGGATCACCACCAAAGACTTTTGACCGCCCACAAGTCGACTACACCGCCGAAACACGCTTCGATTCTGGCTGGCCAATCCTGAACCCGAACGAGCCGTCGATTAACGACAGCCTCTTGCCGGAATCCGGCTTATTGCCAGGCGATCGAGTCCCGACCATGATCGCGACTCAACCCGAAGCGACCGCTGGCAAGGAAGAATCCGGCACGATCGTTCGGTAA
- the flgN gene encoding flagellar export chaperone FlgN has product MPTIEDLEANIDLRHQQVTQLLELTGQQEAAIEGGHMNELMRLLSVKQRLIEAFVQASNQFKADFETFAERPSVSAVHRQKNEHCNTLHAELMQREAACQSKLESSRDEIASDLVRGEGAKRAAAGYGQMGSQSRPRGGGLDLSQ; this is encoded by the coding sequence ATGCCGACGATTGAAGACCTCGAAGCCAACATTGACTTGCGTCATCAACAAGTGACGCAACTGTTGGAGCTGACCGGACAACAGGAAGCGGCGATCGAAGGCGGTCACATGAACGAGCTGATGCGATTACTCAGTGTCAAGCAGCGATTGATCGAGGCGTTTGTGCAGGCATCGAATCAGTTCAAGGCTGATTTCGAAACGTTTGCTGAGCGTCCGAGTGTCTCGGCAGTGCACCGACAAAAGAATGAACATTGCAACACGTTGCACGCTGAGCTGATGCAGCGGGAAGCGGCGTGTCAGTCGAAGTTGGAATCCTCGCGAGACGAAATCGCGTCGGACTTGGTTCGCGGCGAAGGGGCGAAACGAGCGGCGGCAGGTTACGGTCAAATGGGTTCGCAGTCACGACCGCGAGGCGGCGGGCTGGATCTTTCGCAGTAA
- a CDS encoding aldo/keto reductase yields the protein MQRRRLGASGIAVSDICMGTMTFGSVCDQTLSHQICDTALDAGIDFFDAAEMYPVPPSAETFGKTEEIFGSWLAGQPRERITVATKVTGPELGWFTPPVRYGRTSLDRHTIVRACEDSLRRLKTDYIDLYQTHWPDHGMPYEEVLEALTHLKRSGKIRAFGCSNETSWGLMKSLWAADLHDVERYQTVQNNFSLINRRCESELAQVCRRENVSLLPYSPLGGGVLTGKYNDSLPPGARFTDYLTGDAERQKKMAKRFVNERTLETTRRMVEIAESIGVSVTAMSVAWSKQHDFVASTIIGATSVEQLQESLAADELILDSETLARIDQVDVEIPTPMTEDGLRRL from the coding sequence ATGCAACGACGACGTTTAGGTGCCAGCGGTATTGCGGTTTCGGACATCTGTATGGGCACGATGACGTTCGGGTCGGTATGCGACCAGACACTCAGTCATCAAATTTGCGATACCGCCCTGGACGCGGGAATCGACTTTTTCGACGCGGCCGAAATGTATCCGGTCCCTCCCAGTGCGGAGACGTTTGGTAAAACGGAAGAAATTTTTGGCAGTTGGCTAGCCGGACAACCTCGCGAACGGATTACCGTGGCGACCAAAGTGACCGGCCCCGAACTGGGATGGTTCACTCCCCCAGTTCGCTACGGTCGCACGTCGCTGGATCGGCACACAATCGTTCGCGCCTGTGAAGATTCACTGCGACGATTAAAGACCGACTACATCGATCTGTACCAAACCCATTGGCCTGATCACGGGATGCCTTACGAAGAAGTGCTCGAAGCACTCACGCACCTGAAACGGTCTGGAAAGATCCGGGCGTTTGGCTGCAGCAATGAAACTTCGTGGGGTTTGATGAAGAGCTTGTGGGCGGCTGATTTGCACGACGTCGAGCGATACCAAACGGTTCAGAACAACTTCAGCCTGATTAATCGTCGATGCGAAAGCGAACTAGCGCAGGTTTGCCGGCGAGAGAACGTGAGTTTGTTGCCGTATTCACCGCTCGGTGGTGGTGTGTTAACCGGCAAGTACAACGATAGCCTGCCACCAGGGGCTCGCTTCACGGACTACTTAACGGGCGACGCCGAACGACAAAAGAAGATGGCGAAACGCTTTGTAAACGAGCGCACGCTGGAGACGACGAGGCGGATGGTCGAGATCGCTGAATCAATCGGAGTCAGTGTGACGGCGATGTCGGTGGCGTGGAGCAAGCAGCATGACTTCGTGGCGTCGACGATCATCGGAGCGACATCGGTCGAACAACTACAGGAATCGCTGGCAGCGGATGAGTTGATCCTGGATAGCGAAACGCTGGCCCGGATCGATCAGGTTGATGTTGAGATTCCCACGCCAATGACCGAGGACGGCTTGCGTCGTTTGTAG
- a CDS encoding alpha/beta hydrolase, whose translation MLATAFLAAIAWLVPPSLIRPNTVHAETDYPLGPDSKEHDGIPKGTLTHHTWTDSKVFPGTSRHYSVYVPAQTENADTKSEAAPYALMVFQDGHSYLAEKGDFRVPTVFDNLIAAGEMPPTIAVLIDPGFTSELPEKRGWKPRPENRAVEYDTVSGDYAEFLINEILPSIENQYSITQNPELRAIGGSSSGGICAFSVAWFRPDSFRKVLSNIGSFTDIRGGHNYPPMIRKADPKPIRVFLQDGSGDLDNRYGNWPLANQQMAKALAFQDYDYKFVYGDGGHNGKHGGSVFPDALRWLWRDWKQEQR comes from the coding sequence GTGCTCGCGACGGCATTCCTTGCCGCGATAGCTTGGCTAGTCCCCCCCAGCCTAATCCGTCCCAACACCGTGCACGCCGAGACGGACTACCCGCTCGGACCGGATTCCAAAGAACACGACGGGATTCCTAAAGGCACACTGACCCACCACACGTGGACGGACAGCAAAGTCTTCCCGGGAACGTCGCGGCACTACAGTGTCTATGTGCCGGCACAAACTGAAAACGCCGATACCAAATCCGAAGCTGCCCCATACGCGCTGATGGTCTTCCAAGACGGCCACTCTTACCTAGCTGAAAAGGGTGACTTCCGCGTTCCAACCGTGTTCGACAATCTGATCGCGGCGGGCGAGATGCCACCGACAATTGCGGTCCTGATTGACCCGGGCTTCACAAGTGAGTTGCCGGAAAAGCGAGGCTGGAAACCGCGGCCTGAAAACCGCGCCGTGGAGTACGACACCGTCAGCGGTGACTACGCGGAGTTCCTGATCAACGAGATCTTGCCTTCGATTGAAAACCAATACAGCATCACGCAGAACCCTGAATTGCGTGCGATCGGCGGCAGCAGTTCTGGCGGCATCTGCGCGTTTTCGGTTGCCTGGTTCCGTCCCGACTCGTTTCGCAAGGTGCTATCGAACATCGGCAGCTTCACTGACATCCGCGGTGGCCACAACTATCCGCCCATGATTCGCAAGGCGGACCCCAAGCCGATTCGTGTATTCCTGCAAGATGGCAGCGGTGATCTAGACAACCGCTATGGGAACTGGCCGCTGGCAAATCAACAAATGGCCAAGGCACTCGCGTTCCAAGACTACGACTACAAGTTTGTTTACGGTGACGGAGGCCACAACGGGAAGCACGGCGGCAGCGTGTTCCCGGATGCCTTGCGATGGCTATGGCGTGATTGGAAGCAGGAACAACGGTGA
- a CDS encoding 3-dehydroquinate synthase, with the protein MSDIDIPFTVSFTHRLRTTADVAGNDFAALTSVLDADEGQPAKVQLWVDSNLHDVPACNETASSDSAASDASSPGAFANRLTAQLAKSDLVELAGPMHVIPGGEVCKNSPDVLETLLGLINEHNMDRRSYVIVAGGGAVLDVAGYAAAIAHRGIRLIRLPSTTLAQADSGVGVKNAINYFGKKNWVGTFAVPWAVINDTEILQTLPDRDFRSGLTEAVKVALLKDPKFFAYLQEHADSLRQREPAVSSEAIKRSCRLHIDHITRGGDPFEGLEARPLDFGHWSAHRLEPMTQYALRHGEAVGIGVALDSLYSSRQFGFPESDAMRVIETLAMIGTPLWCDAIRDTDAVLQGLEEFRQHLGGRLTVTMLKRIGESVNVHEIDRTVMRKCIEDLQTIAAQHESVATN; encoded by the coding sequence GTGAGCGATATCGACATCCCCTTCACCGTCTCGTTCACGCATCGCCTTCGGACGACAGCGGACGTGGCCGGCAACGACTTCGCCGCGTTGACGTCAGTCCTCGATGCCGACGAGGGCCAGCCCGCCAAGGTTCAACTGTGGGTTGACTCCAATCTGCACGACGTGCCCGCATGCAACGAAACCGCATCCAGCGACTCCGCGGCAAGCGATGCGTCTTCCCCCGGGGCTTTTGCCAATCGGTTAACGGCCCAACTGGCGAAGTCCGATCTGGTTGAGCTTGCCGGACCAATGCACGTCATCCCGGGCGGCGAGGTTTGTAAGAATTCGCCGGACGTTTTGGAAACGTTGCTGGGACTGATCAACGAACACAACATGGACCGACGCAGCTACGTGATTGTGGCGGGCGGCGGAGCGGTGTTGGATGTGGCGGGCTACGCCGCCGCGATCGCGCACCGAGGCATTCGTTTGATTCGTCTGCCATCGACCACGCTGGCCCAAGCCGACTCCGGTGTCGGCGTGAAGAACGCGATCAACTACTTCGGCAAGAAGAACTGGGTTGGCACATTCGCAGTTCCCTGGGCCGTTATCAACGACACCGAAATCCTGCAGACGCTACCGGACCGCGACTTTCGTTCGGGGCTGACCGAAGCCGTGAAGGTGGCGTTGTTGAAGGATCCAAAGTTCTTTGCGTACCTGCAAGAACATGCCGACTCGCTGCGTCAACGCGAACCCGCGGTAAGCAGTGAAGCGATTAAGCGTTCGTGCCGCTTGCACATCGACCACATCACGCGCGGTGGAGACCCGTTCGAAGGGCTGGAGGCTCGGCCACTGGACTTCGGTCACTGGTCCGCTCACCGGCTGGAGCCGATGACCCAATACGCTCTGCGTCATGGCGAAGCGGTCGGCATCGGAGTCGCACTGGACTCGCTCTATTCATCGCGGCAGTTCGGCTTCCCTGAATCCGATGCAATGCGTGTCATCGAAACCCTCGCGATGATTGGCACCCCACTGTGGTGCGACGCGATTCGTGATACGGACGCCGTCCTGCAAGGCCTGGAAGAATTTCGCCAGCATCTGGGCGGCCGCCTGACCGTGACGATGTTGAAACGAATTGGCGAGAGTGTGAATGTCCACGAAATTGACCGCACCGTGATGCGAAAGTGCATCGAGGACTTGCAAACGATCGCGGCCCAGCACGAATCAGTCGCCACGAACTGA
- a CDS encoding alpha/beta hydrolase, protein MRYLTVFLLLSTIGCSQSPDSSTDNSTNQATSRADNAKQIDPAIPWGGLNMQTSGTPLDDAEQIVVLLHGYGSSGSDLVPLSDFIVGDSRAFVFPAGPVPLGDQRLAWGTNQAELDDAFNRLVALVRYTSKTYPNAEITVGGFSQGATLSSLLLTEASLPIRNLLLYSPANVLEPETIQSNANVEVLIAHGRQDEVLSFQDSADMNSMLKQQGIATNWQPFDGPHTITEEVLDATQRQLSP, encoded by the coding sequence TTGCGATACCTCACTGTATTTCTTCTGTTGTCGACCATCGGCTGCTCCCAGTCGCCCGACAGTTCGACCGACAATTCAACCAACCAAGCGACCAGCCGGGCGGATAACGCGAAACAGATTGATCCGGCGATTCCTTGGGGTGGTCTGAACATGCAAACCTCGGGAACGCCGTTGGACGACGCTGAGCAAATCGTGGTGCTGTTGCACGGCTACGGTTCCTCCGGATCCGACCTGGTCCCGCTCTCGGATTTCATCGTGGGCGATTCGCGAGCGTTTGTGTTCCCGGCTGGGCCTGTACCGTTGGGAGATCAGCGTTTGGCATGGGGAACCAACCAAGCGGAACTCGACGACGCGTTCAATCGGCTCGTCGCGTTGGTTCGATACACATCGAAGACCTACCCTAACGCGGAGATCACCGTGGGCGGTTTTTCTCAAGGAGCAACGCTTTCCAGTTTGTTGCTGACCGAAGCGAGTTTGCCGATCCGAAATCTACTCCTCTATTCGCCAGCCAATGTGCTTGAACCCGAAACGATCCAGTCCAACGCCAATGTCGAGGTCTTGATTGCTCACGGTCGGCAAGACGAAGTGCTTTCGTTCCAAGATTCAGCCGACATGAATTCGATGCTCAAGCAACAAGGGATCGCGACGAACTGGCAGCCTTTCGACGGTCCCCACACGATCACCGAAGAGGTCCTCGACGCGACCCAAAGGCAACTATCACCGTAG